From a region of the Malania oleifera isolate guangnan ecotype guangnan chromosome 12, ASM2987363v1, whole genome shotgun sequence genome:
- the LOC131144684 gene encoding probable carboxylesterase 11, which translates to MPSVAVKLYSVLFRFLLKRKLQTLAQSSLPSNSFGVTSRPEEAAAAAIPSFSDGVATKDIHIDPSTSLSLRIFLPDTVLVRVSPNSASVDSSRGLQALNLGILGRDHGMYGGYSPPMENRNLVCRKLPVILQFHGGGFVSGSNDSAANDSFCRRIAKLCDVIVVAVGYRLAPESRYPAAFEDGLKALNWLGKQANLAECNKSIRNVHQYMIDGFGASMVEPWLAAHGDPSRCVLLGVSCGANIADYVARKAVEVGKLLDPVKVVAQVLMYPFFIGSVPMKSEIKLANSYFYDKAMCMLAWKLFLPREDFSLDHPATNPLIPGREPQVPLKCMPPTLTVVAEYDWMRDRAIAYSEELRKANLDAPLLEYKDAVHEFATLDVLLKTPQAQACAEDIAIWVKKYISLRGHEFSY; encoded by the exons ATGCCAAGTGTAGCCGTGAAGCTCTACAGCGTGCTCTTCAGATTCCTTCTGAAGCGCAAGTTACAGACCCTAGCTCAATCTTCGCTCCCATCGAACTCCTTCGGAGTCACTTCACGCCCCGAAGAAGCAGCCGCCGCCGCCATCCCTTCCTTCTCCGACGGCGTCGCCACAAAGGATATCCACATCGATCCCTCAACCTCTCTCTCCCTCCGTATCTTCCTCCCCGACACCGTTCTCGTTAGGGTTTCACCGAATTCTGCTTCGGTTGATTCGAGTCGAGGTCTTCAAGCCTTGAATTTGGGGATTTTGGGGCGGGATCATGGGATGTACGGAGGCTATTCTCCGCCGATGGAGAATCGCAACCTGGTGTGCCGGAAACTGCCGGTGATTTTGCAATTTCACGGGGGAGGGTTTGTTAGTGGGAGCAACGATTCGGCGGCGAATGATTCGTTCTGCAGAAGAATAGCGAAGCTGTGCGATGTGATTGTTGTGGCGGTTGGGTATAGACTTGCGCCGGAGAGCCGGTACCCTGCGGCATTTGAGGATGGGCTGAAGGCGTTGAATTGGTTGGGAAAGCAAGCAAATTTGGCGGAGTGTAATAAGTCGATTAGGAATGTTCATCAGTACATGATTGACGGGTTTGGGGCATCTATGGTTGAACCTTGGTTGGCTGCTCATGGAGATCCTTCCAG GTGTGTTCTACTTGGAGTAAGCTGTGGTGCAAACATTGCCGACTATGTAGCTCGAAAGGCTGTGGAGGTAGGCAAGCTCTTAGATCCTGTTAAGGTGGTGGCACAAGTGCTAATGTACCCTTTCTTCATTGGAAGTGTTCCCATGAAATCTGAGATTAAGCTAGCGAACTCCTACTTCTATGACAAGGCTATGTGCATGCTTGCTTGGAAGCTCTTCCTACCCAGGGAAGACTTTAGCTTAGACCACCCGGCAACCAACCCTCTTATCCCTGGGAGAGAACCTCAAGTACCCTTGAAGTGCATGCCCCCAACCCTAACAGTTGTGGCAGAGTATGATTGGATGAGGGACCGGGCCATTGCTTACTCAGAGGAACTAAGGAAGGCCAATTTGGATGCACCCCTTCTTGAGTACAAGGATGCCGTGCATGAGTTCGCTACGCTTGATGTCCTCCTCAAAACGCCACAGGCCCAAGCCTGTGCAGAAGACATTGCCATCTGGGTCAAGAAGTATATATCACTCCGAGGCCATGAATTTTCTTACTGA